The Anas acuta chromosome 1, bAnaAcu1.1, whole genome shotgun sequence genome segment TTTTCCTGCGTTGCCATAAAACTGGTTGTCCCCTTTGCCTGGTGAATATCGTCTTCCCTGAAAAGTAACTCCAGAAAGGGGCAGCGAATGACCTTGGGTGAAGCACAAACTGCTCCAGATACTTGTCCCCTGGTAGACATGCTGCACAGCAATTTTCTTGTAACTAATCCAAAACAATCTCAAGCCACTTCTTGTAGCCCCatacaacttttctttttttttttttttctcctccctgggAATACTGCCTTAGCCTCCACATTAGAAACAGACAGCCTGTAccagggagctgggtttgttcagcctgggaaaaagaaggctcagggacgaccttattgctctctacaggtaccttgaaggaggctgtagccaggtgggggttggcctgttctcccacatgcctggtgacaggacgagggggaatgggctaaagttgcgccaggggaagattaggctggatattaggaagaacttctttaccgaaagggttgtgaggcattggaacgggctgcccagggaagtggtggagtcaccatccctggaggtctttaaaagacgtttagatgtagagcttagggatatggtttagtggaggactgttagcgttaggtcagaggttggactcgatgatcttgaggtctcttccaacctagaaattctgtggttctgtgattggACGGTCTTGTGTGGACCTAGGAGTTGCACTCAatgatcctcatgggtcccttccaactcgggagAGCCTAGTATTCTGTGTGCGGATGGCTTTTCACTCTCCCTCTATGTAGTTCTGCAACGTTCACCAGGAGATGTTCTTTTCAGCTTGATCATTTCCCCCAAAGCAATTCAAGAAATAGCATTTCTATCTGAAGGAGTAAGAGCAGGTATGTTTTGCGTCACATCTGAAGAGAAGATGCAATTTGTCCCTGGTTTAGGGAGCTTGTGTGTGACATGCTAAGCCTTCTCCTGTCcaagagctgcaaggacctTCACCCAACCCTAGAGATGCGAGGCCAGGGGGATTGCTGTGATGCGGCTGTGACGCCGGTGACAGCACAAAGGACGGGTCACAGCGTCACAGCGCGGGAGCTGTCatcagggccagcagcaggcagcgccACCCCACTGTGGCCTGGGCCGTCGGTGAGTGCAGCTCGCACCTCCTGTTGGCTATGGCTCGCCTGATCTTCCTcgccctggctgtgctgggcattGCCCAGAAGCCGTGGTTGCTGGATGATCCCATGGATGCGGATACACAGAAGAGAATGCAAGAGTatgcagagcagctgaggcagGGCATGGCTCGGCTGCTGCAAGAGATGGAGCAGAGGAGACTGGAGCAGAGCCGGGGCGTCCTGGGAGCTCTGCTCTTCAGTGCCTTGCAGCAGTGGCACCTCTGGGCCTTGCCTGACCTCCTTGTGCTGCTCCTTGGGCTCTGCCGCTGGCTCAAGAAAAGGAGCCGTGAGCCGGGCAGCCGCAGCAAGCAGGGCAGCTCTACAAGAAAGAAGGAGGACAACGGTGATGCGGAGCAAGACGGTGACTCGCACAGCACCTGGCATCTGGGCAGGGTTTGGGCTGATTGCAGCCAGTGGCCGGCGCCGTCCATGGCTGACAAGTGcaaggtggtggaggagctggtggacGAACTGCTTGGGGCCTGCCGAGGACTCTGCAGCAAGTGTCCCTTCAAGCCACAGCTGCAGCCGGCCATCGGCCTGGGCTGCCTCTCCGAAGGCTGCAGCGCCCGCGAAGACGACGTCGTCTACCGCCTGCTCGTGCCCCTGAGGCCTCCCCCTGGACACGCCTTCCACCCAGAACTCGACGCCATGGGGAAGAGAGCAACGAGGAAGCCCGGGCTGCGCGTGGACCTGCAGTGCACCTGCGCCAGGGAGCGGCTGCTGGGGGACatgctgtgcttcctccacCACTCCGAGGACGAGCTGAGCAGAAGGCAGGAACCCAGCCTCCTACGCAGCCTCTGCACGGGCTCCTACCTCAATGTGGAGGAAACCACGCGCTGGTTCCAGGCCTTGGTGCAAGCAGCCTGGCAGCTTCTGCCGCGCTCGCGCCACTGCCGCCTGACGCTGCTGCCCTCCCGCCGCTCCTGCAAGATCAAGCTGGCCAACGCCTCCAAGAGCAAGAGCACCGTCTCCATCGAGATCACGCTTGGGGTGCAGATAGATGGCTCGGGCAGCTTCCTGAGTCTGCAGTAGGCCGCGCACAGCTTCGGCTGCAGCCCGGCGCAGCCGCACAACACCACTTTCTCCAGCAGCGCAACACAGACACCTGTGCGCAGCCGGGCACTGACCAGCCAGACCCTTGGGCAGGCTCCATTCCATCCAGGAGCTTCAGCAAGGccacctagagcaggctgcccatgACTGTGTGCACAATGTTGTACTTACATCTTAGAAGACATTCACATCCTCAAAACAATATGGATGTAGAAGACATCTATGATCatctttggtgtttttcttcatttttactgtctttaaaGCTTAGTCCAGGTTTTGATTTCTATTTAATTGTATGTGATGTTTTGATCAGCcatcattttgttattttagaaTTAAAC includes the following:
- the LOC137851618 gene encoding inositol 1,4,5-trisphosphate receptor-interacting protein-like 1 codes for the protein MARLIFLALAVLGIAQKPWLLDDPMDADTQKRMQEYAEQLRQGMARLLQEMEQRRLEQSRGVLGALLFSALQQWHLWALPDLLVLLLGLCRWLKKRSREPGSRSKQGSSTRKKEDNGDAEQDGDSHSTWHLGRVWADCSQWPAPSMADKCKVVEELVDELLGACRGLCSKCPFKPQLQPAIGLGCLSEGCSAREDDVVYRLLVPLRPPPGHAFHPELDAMGKRATRKPGLRVDLQCTCARERLLGDMLCFLHHSEDELSRRQEPSLLRSLCTGSYLNVEETTRWFQALVQAAWQLLPRSRHCRLTLLPSRRSCKIKLANASKSKSTVSIEITLGVQIDGSGSFLSLQ